From Daphnia pulicaria isolate SC F1-1A chromosome 4, SC_F0-13Bv2, whole genome shotgun sequence, one genomic window encodes:
- the LOC124337517 gene encoding protein lap4-like isoform X1, translated as MFKIFKGCNRQVEYVDKRHCSLPSVPEDLWRYSRSLEELLLDANHIRDLPKNFFRLAKLRKLSLSDNEIQRIPQDIQNFENLVELDVSRNDISDIPETIKHVKALQVADFSSNPIPRLPAGFVQLKNLTVLGLNDMSLSSLPLDFGSLSNLQSVELRENLLRTLPESMSQLTKLERLDLGDNDIEILPAHIGSLPALTELWLDHNQLGQLPKELCQLTNLACLDVSENHLDSMPEEIGGLISLTDLHLSQNFLESLPDGIGALSKLTILKVDQNRLTTLNYAIGKCVALQELILTENFLTELPTSIGNMTKLTNLNVDRNRLHELPVEVGHLVCLNVLSLRENKLHFLPNELGDCSELHVLDVSGNRLQYLPLSLTGLNLKAIWLSENQAQPMLTFQTDIDEHTGEQVLTCFLLPQLEYQNEQQGAPALLRRWGGNGPIGWRANVSPWFHTPLFGSSFSIDDVTFVASVSSPPMMSQTDADSDTADPNRTSFVKFAEDSDGDDDKETPFVRHNTPHPKDLKAKAQKHFKGKKIDGKVVHHDEQDGLKEGEAFKPDRTAQELPYRRSSPLPPLQLIDLPDRRDDEFTGRSGPIYPKEQQYEDQRQTSSPSPVPEIHEKAVAFVDQYEHRSIEEADENEEDFDGGDERVPHEKSKLSRRDTPHYLKNKRIHEPMDKEKAMALITSALKKQEMTQQQPQQPSTSSNQSEDEEDRLPTPPPLPDDESVDNEQQVEVLEIQYEIHIERTTSGLGLSIAGGKGSTPYRGDDEGIFISRVTEGGPAEMAGLRVGDKLVAVNGMSCIDVDHYEAVDILKAAGPSLVVHFIREVTRLVPPAGEEEEQQMRQQEQPESEKPASPLISEPSAVPAAPKPAPRMSIGSSSSLQAVREMDKPISNGVPNPAPRLSFTQSQAAAAVANQVHSETAIVDQRPYSPPPSSVVPNKSAVSPVAPTSVAPVLTSFPSSLSSQIIRPASQPPPPPTQSQSMPAEMGAKQPNGLELRKERVYITLLRDHTGLGFSISGGKGGNPYKDGSDSVYVSRIMEGGPAEKDGKLKIGDHVISINGVDVEGARHDQVVAMLTGLERFVRLVVERESWLPPSHLKSPKMFGTPRPYTSLYSPNSYMANRPNYAGLSSMPTSPLIGSMSSPLTTSSPSVNQSARQQFLAASPERKSGNVEPSPLPTAKNALALPSGEEVPKHVTNEQFQAMIPAHFVQPEPQQPGSSIVINVKQPDPVGGALSEFQFPAVPTQLGKVTETITKSTLTETIVTRVTNNKLGALPIIIEDVILQKGAGPLGLSIVGGNDHSCVPFGADDPGVFISKVIPEGVAAKTMRLRIGDRILKVNGRDVSKASHQDAVQALLEPTAELILTVQHDPPPKGLQDFTIYRNEGEKLGMNIKGGLRGHPGNPLDKHDEGVFISKINHGGAARRDGRLKVGMRLLEVNGISLLGASHQESVNSLRTSGDVIHLLICDGYDAAEVERLQSEGVLTREAKSTSESVSSLDRIGEEPNHDMIKGDEAQDDGCCDREESEEIAKTTGSSLPVSPMLGDRDKTSEKVLDAVRAAEMLVSNMVPKSPGPNRVDMKTTTIVMSKHTLAPQTSTPIAPRANLGEAGLAEEGGDAISPAPSPLPGRLTPTALRHAGSDHPSDRSSSSCGNSPIPPIIQDAMPPPATPAVPKTAPQGVGLTGPSPDKMTFSAKKRFFEKEIEETITPAAKPEKRFSFLSEDEVNKLKQEEERKIANLTSEQLLNMSRLDDVDEEDEDEIDEANEPHVEPVAVAVTVTTVPTAQHPSIVRTAKAEKRLKDKLTREGLELSEEEKMLSPTEQRALQAKKRAAWREARLKSLEQDAMQAEMVIKRMSEYNQSADSSSGSLSASLRNATNPLDGSDDNGNNNRSIPDYTNNNQMDPENNVQDGIEEEDEDDEADVDNLDQAGLGGTDNVATSTNNGRQKKKKNKKSKNR; from the exons atgttcaaaatattCAAAGGATGCAATCGTCAGGTTGAGTATGTGGATAAGCGTCACTGTTCGTTACCTAGCGTCCCCGAAGATCTCTGGCGTTATTCAAGAAGTCTAGAAGAGCTACTGCTTGATGCCAATCATATTAGAGACTTGCCCAAG AATTTCTTCAGGCTGGCAAAGTTGCGAAAGCTTAGTCTCAGTGACAATGAGATTCAAAGGATTCCACAAGACATCcaaaactttgaaaacttAGTGGAGCTAGATGTTTCTAGAAATG ATATCTCTGACATTCCGGAAACGATCAAACATGTCAAGGCTCTGCAAGTGGCTGATTTCAGCAGCAACCCTATACCAAGATTACCCGCCGGATTCGTTCAGTTGAAGAACCTTACCGTCCTTGGATTGAATGATATGTCCCTGAGTTCACTTCCACTCGATTTTGGAAG TCTGAGTAATCTACAAAGCGTGGAGCTGCGAGAGAATTTGTTGCGGACTTTACCCGAGTCCATGTCTCAACTGACCAAACTCGAGAGGCTGGACCTCGGTGACAATGACATTGAAATCTTG CCCGCACATATTGGAAGTTTGCCCGCCTTGACGGAACTTTGGCTCGATCACAATCAGTTAGGCCAGTTACCCAAAGAGCTGTGCCAGTTGACCAATCTGGCTTGTTTGGACGTCTCCGAGAATCATTTAGACAGCATGCCGGAAGAAATTGGTGGCTTGATTTCTCTAACGGACCTGCATCTTTCACAGAACTTCCTCGAATCGCTTCCAGACGGAATTGGTGCCCTCTCTAAGCTAACCATTTTAAAAGTGGACCAGAATCGGCTCACGACACTCAACTATGCCATCGGAAA ATGCGTCGCCCTGCAAGAGCTTATCCTCACGGAAAACTTCCTGACGGAGTTGCCAACTTCTATAGGAAATATGACCAAGCTGACTAATCTGAATGTGGATCGTAATCGCCTTCACGAGTTACCGGTCGAAGTTGGCCATTTGGTCTGCCTGAACGTTTTGTCGCTGCGTGAGAATAAACTTCATTTCCTACCCAATGAATTGGGTGACTGCAGTGAACTCCACGTACTCGACGTGTCCGGCAACCG aCTGCAATACCTGCCCTTATCGCTGACCGGTTTAAACCTGAAGGCTATTTGGCTTTCAGAAAATCAAGCCCAACCCATGCTAACTTTCCAGACGGATATCGATGAGCACACTGGCGAACAAGTACTCACGTGCTTTTTGCTTCCCCAACTCGAGTACCAAAACGAACAACAAG GAGCACCTGCGTTGCTAAGACGCTGGGGTGGCAATGGACCTATCGGGTGGCGGGCAAATGTTTCTCCTTGGTTCCATACGCCTTTGTTCGGTTCTAGTTTCTCCATAGATGACGTTACCTTCG TGGCCTCAGTGTCTTCGCCGCCCATGATGTCGCAGACGGATGCAGACAGTGACACCGCTGACCCCAACCGGACCTCTTTCGTCAAATTTGCCGAGGATTCTGATGGAGATGACGACAAGGAGACGCCTTTTGTGCGTCACAACACGCCACATCCCAAGGACCTGAAAGCCAAGGCTCAGAAACATTTCAAAGGCAAGAAAATCGATGGCAAAGTCGTCCATCATGACGAACAGGATGGACTTAAAGAAGGCGAAGCTTTCAAACCAGATCGTACTGCACAAGAATTGCCTTATCGGCGATCGTCTCCTTTGCCTCCACTTCAACTGATTGATTTGCCTGACCGAAGAGATGACGAATTCACGGGCCGAAGTGGACCAATATATCCCAAAGAGCAGCAATACGAAGACCAGAGGCAAACATCTTCGCCGTCTCCTGTACCAGAGATTCATGAAAAAGCTGTTGCCTTTGTCGACCAATACGAACATAGAAGCATAGAAGAAGCCGATGAAAATGAAGAG GATTTCGATGGAGGAGACGAACGAGTTCCTCATGAAAAGTCTAAGCTGTCAAGACGTGATACACCTCactatttgaaaaacaaacgaattCACGAACCAATGGACAAGGAAAAGGCTATGGCATTGATTACAAGCGCTCTCAAGAAACAGGAGATGACCCAGCAACAGCCACAGCAGCCGTCTACGTCATCGAACCAGTCTGAAGATGAGGAAGATCGCCTTCCTACGCCACCTCCGCTTCCTGAT gATGAGTCTGTCGATAACGAACAGCAGGTGGAAGTCTTGGAGATTCAATACGAGATTCACATCGAAAGGACAACAAGTGGCTTGGGACTGAGTATCGCCGGCGGGAAAGGGTCCACTCCTTATCGTGGTGACGACGAAGGTATCTTCATATCTAGAGTGACCGAAGGTGGGCCGGCCGAAATGGCAGGATTGCGAGTGGGTGACAAACTGGTGGCCGTCAATGGgatgtcgtgcattgacgttgatCACTATGAAGCGGTGGACATTCTAAAAGCTGCCGGCCCTAGTCTGGTGGTGCACTTCATCAGAGAGGTGACCCGACTTGTTCCGCCTGCAGGCGAAGAGGAGGAGCAGCAGATGCGACAACAAGAACAGCCAGAATCAGAAAAGCCCGCCTCGCCGTTGATATCAGAGCCCTCTGCAGTACCTGCAGCACCTAAACCGGCTCCCAGAATGTCTATCGGCTCGAGTTCCAGTCTACAGGCTGTTAGAGAGATGGACAAGCCGATCAGCAACGGTGTGCCAAACCCTGCTCCCCGACTTAGTTTCACCCAGTctcaagcagcagcagcggtagCCAATCAAGTCCATTCCGAGACGGCTATTGTGGATCAGCGCCCATATTCACCACCTCCTAGTTCAGTGGTGCCCAACAAATCCGCTGTTTCTCCAGTTGCCCCAACGTCTGTTGCCCCGGTGCTCACTTCTTTCCCTAGTAGCCTATCATCGCAAATTATTCGCCCGGCTTCGCAACCTCCTCCACCGCCGACTCAGTCGCAATCCATGCCCGCAGAAATGGGTGCTAAACAACCAAATGGTCTGGAGCTAAGAAAGGAGCGTGTGTATATTACGCTGTTACGAGACCATACAGGTTTGGGTTTCAGCATCTCAGGAGGCAAAGGAGGCAATCCTTACAAAGATGGATCAGAT TCCGTCTACGTATCCCGCATTATGGAAGGAGGGCCTGCCGAAAAAGACGGCAAACTGAAAATCGGAGATCACGTCATTTCC atcaATGGCGTCGATGTGGAAGGTGCTCGGCACGATCAAGTTGTTGCCATGCTGACTGGTTTGGAACGTTTCGTCCGGTTGGTTGTGGAGCGTGAATCATGGCTTCCTCCTAGCCATTTAAAATCACCAAAGATGTTTGGTACTCCACGACCTTACACCAGCCTATACAGCCCCAATAGTTATATGGCCAACCGGCCTAATTATGCTGGCCTTTCAAGCATGCCGACGTCGCCCTTGATTGGTTCCATGTCATCACCTTTGACTACAAG TTCACCGAGCGTCAACCAATCAGCCCGGCAGCAATTCCTTGCCGCGTCTCCTGAAAGAAAGAGCGGAAATGTAGAGCCGTCGCCGCTTCCGACAGCGAAAAACGCCTTGGCCTTGCCGTCCGGAGAGGAAGTGCCGAAGCACGTTACCAATGAACAATTCCAGGCCATGATACCAGCTCATTTCGTTCAACCTGAGCCTCAGCAGCCCGGTTCTAGTATCGTCATCAATGTCAAGCAACCAGATCCTGTTGGTGGGGCGCTGAGCGAATTTCAGTTCCCTGCCGTGCCCACCCAGTTGGGCAAAGTCACGGAAACCATCACAAAAAGTACACTGACGGAAACCATCGTCACCCGCGTCACCAACAATAAACTCGGTGCACTTCCTATCATTATTGAG GATGTGATTCTGCAGAAAGGTGCCGGTCCGTTGGGTCTTAGCATTGTCGGTGGGAACGATCATTCGTGTGTACCATTTGGTGCCGACGACCCGGGAGTCTTCATATCGAAA GTCATTCCGGAAGGTGTGGCTGCTAAAACGATGCGACTACGGATCGGTGATCGGATCCTCAAGGTTAACGGCAGGGATGTTTCCAAGGCAAGCCACCAGGATGCTGTCCAAGCACTGTTGGAACCCACAGCGGAGCTCATCTTAACCGTTCAACACGATCCGCCACCAAAAGGGTTGCAGGATTTCACAATTTACAGGAACGAAGGCGAGAAACTCGGCATGAACATTAAAGGTGGTTTGCGTGGACATCCGGGTAATCCTCTCGACAAACACGACGAAGGTGTTTTCATCTCCAAAATCAATCACGGCGGTGCAGCTAGACGAGACGGCCGTTTGAAg GTCGGTATGCGTTTGCTTGAGGTGAACGGTATTAGCTTGCTGGGAGCCTCTCATCAGGAGTCTGTGAACTCTTTAAGGACTTCCGGTGATGTCATCCATTTGCTCATCTGCGATGGATACGATGCTGCTGAAGTAGAACGACTCCAATCAGAGGGCGTACTAACTCGCGAAGCAAAATCAACATCCGAAAGTGTTTCGAGTCTTGATAGAATTGGCGAGGAGCCTAATCACGACATGATCAAG GGAGACGAGGCTCAAGACGACGGTTGCTGTGATCGTGAAGAATCCGAAGAAATTGCCAAGACCACTGGTTCTTCTTTGCCGGTCAGTCCGATGTTGGGTGATCGAGACAAAACTTCAGAGAag GTGTTGGACGCTGTGCGAGCCGCTGAAATGCTCGTGTCTAACATGGTGCCTAAATCGCCTGGTCCAAATCGAGTTGACATGAAAACGACGACGATTGTCATGTCAAAACATACACTAGCTCCGCAAACAAGCACG CCCATAGCTCCTCGCGCTAATTTGGGTGAGGCGGGTCTTGCTGAAGAAGGTGGCGATGCTATTTCGCCGGCACCCTCCCCGCTTCCGGGGCGATTAACTCCGACGGCTTTGCGACATGCCGGTTCGGATCATCCATCGGatcgcagcagcagtagctgtGGCAATAGCCCTATTCCTCCCATAATCCAG GATGCCATGCCTCCTCCCGCCACTCCCGCCGTACCGAAAACGGCACCGCAGGGAGTTGGTTTGACTGGTCCCAGCCCGGATAAGATGACTTTTAGTGCCAAGAAGCGATTCTTTGAGAAGGAGATTGAAGAGACAATTACACCCGCAGCTAAACCTG AAAAGAGATTCAGCTTTTTGAGTGAGGATGAAGTCAACAAattgaaacaagaagaag AAAGGAAAATTGCCAATCTTACTAGCGAGCAACTGCTCAACATGAGCCGTTTAGACGACGTTGATGAAgaggatgaagatgaaataGATGAAGCAAATGAACCCCATGTTGAGCCCGTCGCTGTAGCCGTCACG GTCACAACCGTCCCGACAGCCCAGCATCCTTCCATCGTTCGTACCGCCAAAGCAGAAAAACGTCTTAAGGATAAACTAACACGCGAG GGTTTAGAACTCAGTGAAGAGGAGAAAATGTTATCGCCAACTGAGCAAAGAGCTTTACAG GCTAAGAAACGAGCGGCATGGAGGGAGGCTCGTTTGAAATCACTGGAGCAAGACGCCATGCAGGCTGAGATGGTCATTAAGAGAATGAGCGAATATAACCAATCGGCTGATTCGAGCTCTGGATCTTTGTCGGCATCGTTACGTAACGCAACCAATCCGCTCGATGGCAGTGATGACAACGGCAACAATAATCGATCAATTCCGGATTACACGAATAATAACCAG ATGGATCCTGAAAACAACGTTCAGGATggtattgaagaagaagatgaagatgacgaagcGGATGTCGATAACCTCGATCAGGCCGGTCTCGGTGGAACAGATAACGTGGCCACATCAACAAACAACGGacgccagaagaagaagaaaaacaagaagtcTAAGAATCGGTAG